Sequence from the Maridesulfovibrio ferrireducens genome:
CCTGATAAATTGAGTAAGCAGAGGGCATTGATAGAGGTTTCGGGGTTTTCTAATGAGGTTGTGGCTCGGTGGAGAGCTGAAGTAATGGTTAATAATAATGATTTAGCTACTCTGTTGCACCAGGAGAAGAAGGAGTTCGAGCTTCATTGCAAGGATGATAAGGATGTAGCTTGGGCTCGTAAGAGTATTATAGAAGAATATTATAATTATCGGAAGATGGCCAAGGCTATTGGGACTTCGATGACTGAAGCCTGCAAGCAATTTGAGATTAAGTTAAGCAATCATGAATTATTACCCGGAATATTAAAGCGATTAGGTGCTATTTCTGTGAGTATCAAGACTATTAAGAAATGGGAGAAAGCTTGGAGAGACAGTGGTAATAACACTTACCCGGTTAGTTTATTAGATAATAAAAAAGGTAAGGTAGGAAGAAAGAGTCTTGTTAGTAGCAAATTAGAGCAAGATATAGAGAATTATGCTATTAGTTATAAAGATTTTCCTGCTAGTGAGATATACAGAGTATTAAGTGAAGGTGCTGCTTTAATGGGAGAAGAACTTCCAATAAGTGTAAGAACTCTCACTAATATAGTAAATAAGATCAGGTCTGATAAGGCTAAGTTGGCTTTGATGAAAGGTAAGAAGTGGTCCAAGGACAATTTAAGGGTTCATGTAAAGAGAATCAATAATGCTTTACCCGGGCAGATAGTAGAGAGTGACGGACATAAGCTGAATAATGTGGTTTATTCCCCATTTTATGCTCATAAATCAGAGTTTAGATACTTAGTGAGACCTCAGCTGATGGTTTGGTATGATGTAGGAACAGGTTTTATATTGGATGGTACTTTGACCTTATCAGAGAATCGTAATGTTGTCAGGACTTCGTTAAGATATGCCATATTGAAAGGCGGGTTACCTGATGAGATTAGATTAGATAACGGACCTGCTTATAAGAATGCTGATTTTGTTCCTTTAGCTTATGCAGGTAAGAAAAGATTAACTCCTGCTGTAAAGAGAGCTAAAGAGATGCTAAGCAAGGGAGATAAGGGATTATATGCTAATTTGGGTATTTCTTATTCATTCACGATACCGGGTAATCCTGAATCAAAGAGTATTGAGCCATTTTGGGGTTATTGTTTATCAATGTTTGAGAAGATATTCCCTGTTTGGATAGGTAATAACATTCAAAACAGACCTGAAGTGTATAAGCTTACCAATGCTGTCTTAATGAAAAGATACGGCAAGTATATACCTACCTGGGAGCAATATGATGAACTGCTTCAGAGGTTTATTCAGGTATGGAATAACAGGAAAAGAGGATGTTTAGTTAATGGCCGAGGAGATACACTTTCACCACAAGAAGCATATTCACAGGTAGAACACAAGACTCTTCCTTTAGAGGAATTAGAGAGGATAACTAAATTTGCTTATCCAAACCCATATATGGTGAGTAGAGGGCGAATAAATGTTAATGGGATATTATACTGGCATCCAAGTTTTAGGGCCTTAGAGGGCAAGAATGTTAACGCTTACTATGATGAGAAGAATATAAAGGAAGTTACTATTGGGACTGAATATGGTGAGATTTTTCAACAACCAGCAATGATAGTTTACCCAGGACTTCAGGTTGGTGATGATATGGGTGCTTATATCGAAGCACGACACCAAGAGAAGATTATGATGTCTGTTTATGCTGCAATTAATGAAGCAGGCGGTAATGTTGCCAGAAATAGGATAATGCTTGAAGCTACTTCTGATACTGTATTTATCCAGGATAAAAAACAAGATAAGATTAAACAAGGTGATAAGATGCTTTTACCTTCACCAAATAACAATTCTCAACATGCTATTAAACTAATTCCTGAAGATGAAATCACAATTACTGAAGATGATATTGCTATGGCTAAGCAGAATATTTTTGAAGATGATGCTGATAGTGAAGAAGTTGAGAATGAGAGGATTAAGCAGTTAATGCAGAAGATAAATGAGAATATGGAAGAAGAGAAAGAAGATAATAGTATAGAGGAAATTTTAAGACAGATGGGGACGAATTGAAGCCCCTAAATCCCCTAAAGGGGACTTTGAAGAATGGCGGACAAGCTGTCCACCGTCCGACAGGAGAAGAGACCACCCCGTCTTCTTCGAAGCCACCCCTCCAAAGAGGGGAATTAAGAAAGGCCCCGTCTGCTTCGCATCCACCCCTCTTTAGCATCCTTTCAGGATTAAGAGGGGAGTTAAGAGCGGATGTGGTCATCCGCGTTCCCAGTTAATAATAAAGATAAAGGAGAAGATATGAAAAGTGTATTGTATTCAACACAAAATGTAAAGAAAGCACAGAATGTATTAAAGGAAGTGTGCAGGAC
This genomic interval carries:
- a CDS encoding Mu transposase C-terminal domain-containing protein, translated to PDKLSKQRALIEVSGFSNEVVARWRAEVMVNNNDLATLLHQEKKEFELHCKDDKDVAWARKSIIEEYYNYRKMAKAIGTSMTEACKQFEIKLSNHELLPGILKRLGAISVSIKTIKKWEKAWRDSGNNTYPVSLLDNKKGKVGRKSLVSSKLEQDIENYAISYKDFPASEIYRVLSEGAALMGEELPISVRTLTNIVNKIRSDKAKLALMKGKKWSKDNLRVHVKRINNALPGQIVESDGHKLNNVVYSPFYAHKSEFRYLVRPQLMVWYDVGTGFILDGTLTLSENRNVVRTSLRYAILKGGLPDEIRLDNGPAYKNADFVPLAYAGKKRLTPAVKRAKEMLSKGDKGLYANLGISYSFTIPGNPESKSIEPFWGYCLSMFEKIFPVWIGNNIQNRPEVYKLTNAVLMKRYGKYIPTWEQYDELLQRFIQVWNNRKRGCLVNGRGDTLSPQEAYSQVEHKTLPLEELERITKFAYPNPYMVSRGRINVNGILYWHPSFRALEGKNVNAYYDEKNIKEVTIGTEYGEIFQQPAMIVYPGLQVGDDMGAYIEARHQEKIMMSVYAAINEAGGNVARNRIMLEATSDTVFIQDKKQDKIKQGDKMLLPSPNNNSQHAIKLIPEDEITITEDDIAMAKQNIFEDDADSEEVENERIKQLMQKINENMEEEKEDNSIEEILRQMGTN